A genomic region of Vitis vinifera cultivar Pinot Noir 40024 chromosome 7, ASM3070453v1 contains the following coding sequences:
- the LOC100256176 gene encoding PHD finger protein At1g33420, translated as MVVNGRPMKRMKMRVTADLYDFLAFPAAGDFAEGPFRTTVKSFLTKHALLPPPGSLLPHLLTWQIWFRVGEAVVDGGESSPAVVCLDVVEEDVARSRSVYCDQCRVVGWSGNPVCTKRYHFIIKADGNSIGGYYKSCTSCGVVLHLSDSRCKSCNKLMTADDTEDWVYHQLDDTTHLLHGVVHANGYGHLLRVNGREGGSRILSGCHIMDFWDRLCKNLGVRKVSVMDVSKKHGLEFRLLHAITKGHPWYGEWGYEFGAGSFALTLDAYKAAVETLSTLPLSIFVSQGRKPRTHLQDLISYYQSLSERELVHARDLFWFLMSLIHDAHKSSPTKNDITCKKRRSCTPGILCAWTRNDIERVEEAMFRVLRAVTGSNWVSWRALRGAVCKVAPPELLDYCLKELGGKLTSYGVVVQVRCNPDSGAVEYRLDPGSIPSNGIAACTDFNLSNCRSEQHLLQDLRFLYEAILNPQTMPSYGPQATRDLAVSSAAKLLDCKQFVKDYRPEKGLSITNPFGVHLSCLVELMELSEEGDTKPPPELIVLSPNATISDLKLEASRAFQDVYLMFKRFKAEELVGYAGVDESTQLKLLLGSIETVEVRGRCLGKNGLSRFRMERGQERWTVDCSCGAKDDDGERMLACDGCGVWQHTRCAEIPDSAAVPARFICWRCGSSGQMPTPASEHCKDETGSGGVG; from the exons ATGGTGGTAAACGGCCGCCCGATGAAGCGTATGAAGATGAGAGTCACAGCCGATCTCTACGACTTCCTGGCCTTTCCTGCCGCCGGTGACTTCGCGGAGGGCCCGTTTCGCACGACCGTAAAGTCGTTCCTGACGAAGCACGCTCTGCTGCCTCCTCCAGGGTCTCTGTTGCCTCACCTGCTGACGTGGCAGATCTGGTTCCGAGTCGGAGAGGCGGTTGTCGACGGAGGCGAGTCGTCCCCGGCTGTCGTCTGCCTCGATGTCGTGGAAGAGGACGTGGCGAGATCCAGATCCGTCTACTGTGACCAGTGCCGAGTCGTCG GTTGGAGTGGCAATCCAGTATGTACAAAACGATACCATTTCATTATAAAGGCTGATGGGAACTCCATTGGTGGGTATTACAAGTCATGTACAAGTTGTGGGGTTGTTCTTCATTTGTCTGATTCCAG gTGCAAGTCATGCAACAAATTAATGACAGCTGATGATACTGAAGACTGGGTCTATCATCAATTGGACGACACCACTCATCTTTTGCATGGTGTTGTCCATGCAAATGGTTATGGGCACCTTCTTAGAGTCAATGGCAGAGAAGGTGGCTCAAGGATTCTTTCTGGATGTCATATCATGGACTTTTGGGATCGACTTTGTAAAAATCTTGGAGTCAG AAAGGTCAGTGTGATGGATGTGTCCAAAAAGCATGGGTTGGAGTTCCGGCTGCTTCATGCCATCACCAAAGGCCATCCATGGTATGGTGAGTGGGGTTATGAGTTTGGAGCTGGTAGTTTTGCTCTCACGCTCGATGCCTATAAAGCGGCAGTTGAAACCCTCTCCACTCTACCCTTGTCCATCTTTGTTTCTCAAGGAAGGAAACCACGCACTCACTTGCAGGACCTAATTTCATACTACCAGTCATTATCAGAACGTGAACTGGTACATGCAAGAGATCTCTTTTGGTTTTTGATGAGTTTGATCCATGATGCCCACAAGTCTTCCCCAACAAAGAATGATATCACCTGTAAGAAGCGTCGGTCTTGCACCCCAGGGATCTTGTGTGCATGGACTAGAAATGATATCGAACGTGTGGAAGAAGCCATGTTTAGAGTGCTTAGAGCAGTTACCGGATCAAACTGGGTCAGTTGGCGTGCTCTAAGGGGTGCAGTTTGCAAAGTGGCTCCTCCAGAGCTTTTGGATTACTGCCTCAAGGAGCTTGGAGGGAAACTGACATCTTATGGTGTGGTTGTTCAGGTCCGATGCAATCCTGATTCAGGTGCTGTTGAGTACAG ACTTGATCCTGGAAGCATTCCCTCCAATGGAATTGCTGCTTGCACTGATTTTAATCTCTCTAATTGCCGATCAGAGCAACATCTCCTGCAGGACCTTAGATTCTTGTATGAAGCCATTCTCAATCCTCAGACCATGCCAAGCTATGGGCCTCAGGCAACAAGGGACCTTGCTGTCAGCTCAGCTGCAAAGCTCCTTGACTGCAAGCAGTTTGTGAAAGACTACAGGCCCGAGAAGGGGTTGTCAATCACAAATCCATTTGGAGTTCACCTCTCATGCCTAGTGGAACTCATGGAGCTATCTGAAGAGGGTGATACAAAACCACCTCCAGAACTAATTGTTCTATCTCCAAACGCCACCATTTCCGACCTCAAGCTTGAAGCATCAAGGGCTTTTCAGGATGTATATTTGATGTTCAAAAGATTCAAAGCTGAAGAGCTGGTCGGCTATGCTGGGGTGGATGAGTCTACCCAGCTCAAGCTCTTGTTAGGTTCAATTGAAACGGTTGAAGTCCGAGGAAGATGCCTTGGGAAGAATGGCCTGAGTAGGTTTAGAATGGAGAGAGGACAGGAGAGATGGACAGTTGATTGCAGTTGCGGAGCGAAGGACGATGATGGGGAGAGAATGTTGGCCTGTGATGGGTGTGGTGTATGGCAGCACACTCGGTGCGCTGAGATTCCAGACTCTGCTGCAGTCCCTGCAAGGTTCATTTGCTGGAGATGTGGAAGCTCAGGCCAAATGCCCACCCCAGCAAGTGAGCATTGCAAGGATGAGACGGGGTCTGGCGGGGTGGGGTGA
- the LOC100261264 gene encoding peroxidase 47: protein MVVSNFFGILLVMEVMVFYGLRLGVHGLSMDYYMMNCPIAEFIVRDSVTSALQSDPTLAAGLVRMHFHDCFIQGCDGSVLLDSTKDNTAEKDSPANLSLRGYELVDDIKDELENRCPGVVSCADILAMAARDAVFWVGGPFYQIPNGRKDGRRSRIEDTFNLPAPVLNSTELINLFGKHGFNVQEMVALSGAHTIGVARCSSFKSRLSNFDSTHDTDPSMNSNFARVLSKTCAAGDNAEQPLDPSRNTFDNAYYIALQRQAGVLFSDQSLFTSARTRRIVNAYAMNQVMFAMDFQQAMLKMGLLDVKEGSTGEVRENCRKIN from the exons ATGGTAGTCTCTAATTTTTTTGGCATATTATTGGTGATGGAGGTGATGGTATTCTATGGTTTGAGGCTTGGAGTTCATGGGTTGAGCATGGATTACTATATGATGAATTGCCCAATTGCTGAATTTATTGTGAGGGATTCAGTCACCAGCGCTTTGCAGTCCGACCCAACTCTTGCTGCAGGCCTCGTCCGGATGCATTTCCACGACTGTTTCATACAG GGATGTGATGGATCGGTTCTCCTTGATTCCACGAAAGACAACACCGCAGAAAAGGATTCCCCAGCGAATCTGAGCCTGCGAGGGTACGAACTCGTAGATGATATAAAGGATGAACTTGAAAACCGATGCCCTGGTGTGGTCTCCTGCGCTGATATCCTTGCAATGGCGGCCAGGGATGCTGTTTTTTGG GTTGGAGGTCCGTTCTATCAAATCCCAAATGGACGAAAAGATGGTAGAAGGTCTAGAATCGAAGACACCTTTAACCTCCCTGCTCCAGTCCTCAATAGCACGGAGCTCATCAACTTGTTTGGGAAGCATGGCTTCAATGTTCAAGAAATGGTGGCTTTATCAG GGGCGCATACAATAGGAGTTGCGAGGTGCTCATCATTCAAATCCCGGTTGAGTAACTTCGACTCCACTCATGACACGGATCCCAGCATGAACTCCAACTTTGCCAGGGTCTTGTCCAAGACGTGTGCTGCCGGAGACAACGCCGAGCAGCCGCTGGATCCCTCCAGAAACACATTTGATAACGCCTACTACATTGCGCTGCAGCGGCAAGCGGGGGTGCTGTTTTCCGACCAATCCTTGTTCACCAGCGCTAGGACTAGGCGTATAGTCAACGCCTACGCCATGAACCAAGTCATGTTTGCCATGGATTTCCAGCAGGCAATGCTGAAGATGGGGCTGCTTGATGTCAAGGAAGGTTCCACCGGAGAAGTTAGAGAAAATTGCCGGAAAATTAACTGA
- the LOC100261271 gene encoding uncharacterized protein LOC100261271, whose translation MEKMNHAFERVKILVGMEVDDDQNVAAPPDDGPFSFMDDFNRDCTLSTKQRFYGFAICLAAGLTCTLLSMLVFFNPIKFGITFTFGNLLALGSTAFLIGPKRQVTMMLDPVRIYATAIYLASIIIALFCALYVRNKLLTLLAIMLEFGALIWYSLSYIPFARSMVSKIMVSCFDTEF comes from the exons atggagaagatgAACCACGCATTCGAGAGGGTTAAGATTCTAGTTGGAATGGAGGTGGATGACGACCAAAACGTCGCCGCACCACCTGATGATGGCCCATTCTCTTTCATGGATGACTTCAATCGCGACTGCACTTTGTCCACCAAACAG AGATTTTATGGTTTTGCCATATGCTTGGCTGCTGGTTTAACTTGTACACTCTTG TCAATGCTTGTTTTCTTCAATCCAATCAAGTTCGGGATAACATTCACCTTTGGCAATTTGCTTGCACTTGGGAG CACAGCATTCCTCATAGGCCCAAAACGGCAAGTGACCATGATGCTTGACCCTGTTCGTATTTATGCAACAGCCATATACCTTGCAAGTATAATAATTGCCTTGTTTTGTGCTCTCTAT GTTCGTAACAAGTTATTGACACTCTTGGCAATCATGTTAGAGTTTGGTGCACTAATTTG GTACAGTTTAAGCTACATCCCCTTCGCGAGGTCCATGGTTTCAAAGATCATGGTTTCTTGTTTTGACACAGAATTTTGA